One Xiphophorus maculatus strain JP 163 A chromosome 9, X_maculatus-5.0-male, whole genome shotgun sequence DNA segment encodes these proteins:
- the LOC111609739 gene encoding abnormal spindle-like microcephaly-associated protein homolog — protein MHKAAAIIQANFRRHKQQTDYKRRCWAVTVIQQRFRAQKCKELQEKRYQDVRRAVIVLQAAYRGIKSRRMIGKRREAASVIQSAFRVHQEISSHFRSQSDEEQILADEEGCRHSSEMLPSLEGKTTGPGGSPGRAETPFYGCGFPSPQAIKIQRALRAHWALESAKRQIQSVVTIQRWVRARLQRRRHLEDRRKVVMVQRVVRRWLARRHKAAAVIQEVTRKFLLDRRQKRAQRGIVKAQALWRGHRSRMLSDKPKLVKLRLRLRKISAEVREEDKLCNKTSSALEYLLRYKHFSFILEALKNLEAATRLSPECCERLVGSDATGVIFTLIRSCNRSGPCMEVITFSVQILLNLSKYHLTIEAVYSVENSLETLLDLLQKYREKAGDKVAEKGGSIFTKACFLLALLLQDERRAQEVVKLPKVLDRIRSIYRLTARKHKMDEERSITRQRINASINGSFFVPPTPRKSKPPPKFVPDWVLRKDKLKDVVDPLRAIQMVAETLAIVL, from the exons atgcacaaagcCGCTGCCATCATTCAAGCTAATTTCAGGagacacaaacagcaaacagactATAAGAGACGATGCTGGGCAGTGACTGTCATACAGCAGAGGTTTAGAGCGCAGAAATGTAAAGAACTTCAGGAAAAGCGTTACCAAGATGTTAGAAGAGCCGTCATCGTTCTTCAGGCTGCATATCGAGGAATAAAGTCCAGACGAATGATCGGAAAAAGGCGAGAGGCTGCCAGCGTCATCCAGAGCGCCTTCAGAGTCCACC AGGAAATATCGAGCCACTTCAGAAGCCAAAGTGATGAAGAACAGATACTCGCTGATGAGGAAGGCTGTCGTCACTCTTCAGAGATGCTGCCGAGCCTGGAAGGAAAAACGACAG GTCCTGGAGGCAGCCCGGGCAGAGCAGAGACTCCATTTTACGGCTGCGGTTTTCCATCACCTCAGGCCATAAAGATCCAACGAGCCCTGAGAGCCCACTGGGCTTTGGAATCAGCAAAAAGACAGATCCAGTCGGTCGTTACCATACAG CGTTGGGTTAGAGCGAGGCTGCAGAGGAGACGACATCTGGAGGACAGGAGGAAGGTGGTGATGGTCCAGAGAGTGGTCAGGCGTTGGTTAGCGCGCCGCCACAAAGCCGCCGCCGTCATCCAGGAAGTGACCCGAAAATTCCTCCTGGACAGGCGACAGAAGAGGGCTCAACGAGGAATCGTCAAAGCTCAG GCTCTGTGGAGAGGACACCGCTCCCGCATGCTGAGCGACAAACCCAAACTCGTGAAGCTGAGGCTCCGCTTGCGCAAAATCTCTGCTGAAGTACGAGAGGAAGACAAACTGTGCAACAAAACCTCTTCTGCGCTGGAGTATCTCCTCCGATACAAACACTTCTCCTTCATCCTGGAGGCCCTGAAGAACCTCG AGGCCGCCACCAGGCTGTCGCCAGAGTGCTGCGAGCGGCTGGTGGGAAGCGACGCCACCGGTGTCATCTTCACGCTGATACGCAGCTGCAACCGGAGCGGACCCTGCATGGAGGTCATCACCTTCTCCGTCCAGATCCTCCTCAACCTCTCCAAG TACCACCTGACCATAGAGGCGGTGTATTCGGTGGAAAACTCCCTGGAAACGCTGCTGGATTTACTGCAGAAATACCGGGAGAAAGCCGGGGACAAGGTGGCCGAAAAGGGCGGCAGCATCTTCACCAAAGCCTGCTTCCTTctcgctctgctgctgcaggacgaGCGCCGCGCTCAG GAGGTGGTGAAGCTGCCTAAAGTTTTGGACCGGATACGCAGCATCTACCGGCTCACCGCGCGGAAACACAAAATGGACGAAGAGCGCAGCATCACCAGGCAGAGAATCAACGCCTCGATCAACGGGAGCTTCTTTGTTCCGCCAACGCCGCGCAAATCCAAACCGCCACCAAA GTTTGTACCGGATTGGGTTCTGAGGAAGGACAAACTGAAAGACGTCGTCGATCCCCTCAGGGCGATCCAGATGGTGGCGGAAACGCTCGCCATCgttttataa